The following proteins are encoded in a genomic region of Fibrobacter sp. UWEL:
- a CDS encoding LemA family protein, translated as MSAGLVIGIVAVVIVLLLITTYNKLVKLRNNRENAFSNIDVQLKQRFDLVPQLVSTVKGYATHEKETLEKITAARAAGMGAQTVDEKLAADKAMTSALAGLKVSLEAYPELKANTNFLQLQTELSDIENKLAAARRFFNSATKEYNNACEVFPNNVIAGLFHFKRAAMYEAMESRESLNKAPEVKF; from the coding sequence ATGTCTGCAGGTTTGGTTATTGGCATTGTCGCAGTGGTGATCGTCCTCTTGCTCATCACCACTTACAACAAGTTGGTAAAGCTTCGCAACAACCGCGAAAATGCATTTTCAAATATTGATGTGCAGCTGAAGCAGCGTTTTGACTTGGTGCCCCAGCTGGTTTCCACCGTCAAGGGTTACGCCACTCACGAAAAGGAAACTCTGGAAAAGATTACTGCCGCTCGTGCCGCTGGTATGGGAGCCCAGACTGTGGATGAAAAGCTTGCTGCAGATAAGGCCATGACTAGTGCCTTGGCAGGCCTCAAGGTTTCCCTGGAAGCTTATCCGGAACTGAAGGCCAATACCAACTTCCTTCAGTTGCAGACTGAACTTTCCGATATTGAAAACAAGCTGGCTGCAGCTCGCCGCTTCTTCAACTCCGCAACCAAGGAATACAACAACGCTTGCGAAGTCTTCCCCAACAATGTCATTGCTGGCTTGTTCCACTTCAAGCGTGCTGCCATGTACGAAGCTATGGAAAGCCGTGAATCCCTGAACAAGGCTCCCGAAGTCAAATTCTAG